A single Streptomyces sp. 2114.4 DNA region contains:
- a CDS encoding acetyl-CoA carboxylase biotin carboxylase subunit family protein: protein MAHPALPTLLVVHDRGSASWLRILSAARGLCRVIFLHEAEHPAPSAELAQVAEHAEVVDITGLGEAEVCRLAGSLHPAGVLTFSEYRLRLTAAVAAYCGVRFHSRATAEALTDKYRQRQALAEAGVQRTGCVPLRHPDEAAAALARVGTPAVLKPRHSAGSVDTCLVASADECRARLAEFAGGDRRDFVLEEFLPGDPARTGPGWADYVSVESLVVDGEPRTAALNGKPPLVPPFRETGHVLPAPVPPALAAEIVRLEQAAVRALGIRHGITHTEVKLTPDGPRIIEVNGRLGGFIAEIVQRRTGYDMVAAALRMALGLPVTSPDPARLYGDRVTFQYLIVPPIGPLRPGPPSLLDGLGNLPGIDLVDVSPPSRWHTDWRRGTTGAIGTVYGSAADHTELRALLDQVRARLDRFWRGTHGPHTDVPHTDIPHTDVPQASVRWANSTD, encoded by the coding sequence ATGGCACACCCCGCCCTGCCCACCCTCCTGGTCGTCCATGACCGGGGCTCCGCCAGTTGGCTGCGCATCCTCTCGGCGGCGCGCGGCCTGTGCCGGGTGATCTTCCTGCACGAGGCGGAACACCCGGCGCCGTCCGCCGAGTTGGCGCAGGTTGCGGAGCACGCCGAGGTCGTCGACATCACCGGACTCGGCGAGGCGGAGGTGTGCCGGCTGGCCGGAAGCCTGCACCCCGCGGGCGTCCTCACCTTCAGTGAGTACCGGCTGCGCCTGACAGCGGCGGTGGCCGCGTACTGCGGGGTGCGTTTCCACTCCCGCGCCACCGCGGAGGCCCTGACCGACAAGTACCGGCAACGACAGGCGCTGGCGGAAGCGGGCGTCCAGCGCACCGGGTGCGTCCCGCTCCGCCACCCGGACGAGGCCGCCGCCGCCCTCGCCCGGGTCGGGACGCCCGCCGTGCTCAAGCCCCGGCACAGCGCGGGCAGCGTGGACACCTGCCTGGTGGCCTCGGCCGACGAGTGCCGCGCGCGGCTGGCGGAGTTCGCCGGGGGTGACCGGCGTGACTTCGTCCTGGAGGAGTTCCTGCCCGGCGACCCCGCGCGGACCGGCCCCGGCTGGGCCGACTACGTCTCCGTGGAGTCGCTGGTCGTCGACGGCGAGCCGCGGACCGCGGCACTCAACGGAAAGCCGCCGCTGGTCCCGCCGTTCCGGGAGACCGGCCATGTGCTGCCGGCCCCCGTCCCGCCTGCCCTCGCCGCCGAGATCGTGCGCCTGGAACAGGCGGCGGTGCGGGCCCTCGGCATCCGGCACGGCATCACCCACACCGAGGTCAAGCTCACCCCGGACGGGCCGCGGATCATCGAGGTCAACGGGCGGCTGGGCGGATTCATCGCCGAGATCGTGCAGCGCCGCACCGGCTACGACATGGTGGCGGCCGCGCTCCGCATGGCGCTGGGCCTGCCCGTCACCTCCCCGGACCCCGCCCGGTTGTACGGGGACCGGGTGACCTTCCAGTACCTGATCGTCCCGCCCATCGGCCCGCTCCGGCCCGGCCCGCCCTCGCTCCTCGACGGCCTCGGGAACCTGCCCGGCATCGACCTCGTCGACGTCTCCCCTCCCTCCCGCTGGCACACCGACTGGCGCCGGGGCACGACCGGCGCGATCGGCACGGTCTACGGCTCCGCCGCCGACCACACCGAGCTGCGGGCACTGCTGGACCAGGTCCGCGCGCGGCTGGACCGCTTCTGGCGCGGTACGCACGGACCGCACACCGACGTACCGCATACCGACATACCGCACACCGACGTACCGCAGGCCTCGGTACGGTGGGCCAACTCGACCGACTGA
- a CDS encoding trans-aconitate 2-methyltransferase, which produces MPREWDAKTYDSLPLPHQQWGKRTLGRLQLTGGETVLDAGCGTGRDTAALLDLVPDGRVIGVDGSRRMLDQLRTKLADRIDRLEVVHADLTKPLPVSGQVDAITSVATFHWITDHAALFTNLARHLRPGGQFVAECGGQGNVARINAAVDEVLGKKTDGTDDKDRVWYFAGVEETTERLKDAGFTGIEVSLLPDPARLEPGEQLWSYLATVVLGSHLDKLPESDHERFVRDVAARLPEPVVDYVRLNITARRA; this is translated from the coding sequence GTGCCTCGTGAATGGGACGCCAAGACGTACGACTCGCTTCCCCTGCCGCACCAGCAGTGGGGCAAGCGCACCCTGGGCCGGCTGCAGCTGACGGGTGGCGAAACCGTCCTGGACGCCGGCTGCGGCACGGGCCGCGACACCGCCGCGTTGCTCGACCTGGTCCCGGACGGCCGGGTGATCGGCGTCGACGGCTCCCGTCGCATGCTCGACCAGCTGCGCACCAAGCTGGCCGACCGGATCGACCGGCTCGAGGTCGTCCACGCCGACCTGACCAAGCCCCTGCCGGTATCCGGCCAGGTCGACGCGATCACCAGCGTGGCCACCTTCCACTGGATCACCGATCACGCGGCGCTCTTCACCAACCTGGCCCGGCACCTGCGACCGGGCGGCCAGTTCGTCGCCGAGTGCGGCGGCCAGGGCAATGTCGCGCGGATCAACGCAGCCGTGGACGAGGTACTGGGCAAGAAGACCGACGGGACCGATGACAAGGACAGGGTCTGGTACTTCGCCGGTGTCGAGGAGACCACCGAGCGTCTGAAGGACGCCGGGTTCACCGGCATCGAGGTCAGCCTGCTGCCCGACCCGGCCCGGCTGGAGCCGGGCGAGCAGCTGTGGAGCTACCTGGCCACCGTGGTCCTCGGCTCCCACCTCGACAAGCTCCCCGAGTCCGACCACGAGCGCTTCGTCCGCGACGTCGCCGCCCGCCTCCCCGAGCCGGTCGTCGACTACGTACGGCTCAACATCACCGCCCGCCGGGCCTGA
- a CDS encoding response regulator transcription factor, which produces MSTETITLERPEAGPPAARADVGGMRTAICDGRPLVLMGLTHLLTTQSPCEVVFTSADSFPGPGAGIDVLLVEDALAKAVPDGPAWCGSAPDVVVVRAEATPDQVLRQVYEAVERRTPVPVADRAAPGLSPREQQVLRFIASGMTHGQVARRIGISPHTVDTYVKRVRSKFGIGNKAELTRVALGLQPL; this is translated from the coding sequence ATGAGCACTGAGACGATCACCCTCGAACGCCCGGAAGCCGGTCCGCCGGCCGCCCGCGCCGACGTCGGCGGGATGCGCACGGCCATCTGTGACGGCCGGCCGCTCGTCCTGATGGGTCTGACGCACCTGCTGACCACCCAGTCGCCCTGCGAGGTCGTCTTCACCTCGGCCGATTCCTTTCCCGGGCCCGGGGCCGGGATCGACGTGCTGCTCGTGGAGGACGCCTTGGCCAAGGCCGTGCCGGACGGGCCCGCGTGGTGCGGGAGCGCGCCGGATGTCGTCGTGGTGCGGGCCGAGGCGACCCCGGACCAGGTGCTACGGCAGGTGTACGAGGCCGTGGAGCGCCGCACGCCGGTGCCCGTTGCCGACCGGGCGGCGCCCGGTCTGTCGCCGCGCGAGCAGCAGGTGCTGCGGTTCATCGCGTCCGGGATGACCCACGGCCAGGTGGCCCGGCGCATCGGCATCAGCCCGCACACCGTCGACACGTACGTCAAGCGGGTGCGCTCCAAGTTCGGCATCGGCAACAAGGCGGAACTCACCCGCGTCGCCCTCGGCCTCCAGCCCCTGTGA
- a CDS encoding pyridoxal phosphate-dependent aminotransferase produces the protein MPSYARALGGVPDCPLDRVEELLRGSGHADPIGLHRGRTVFGPGVRSRTRGSGEFGFAPDEQAPPGGVPALRAALARAATARRRSAVGPEQVLVTRGATHALAAALHAILREGDEVLVLSPQWLFATGLIRAAGGVPREVPVFLELGAARGFDFAGAVERAVAPRTRAIYFNSPNNPTGYRLDGSRLGALADLAERHDLWLIADNSYESYDFTREGFLDIAAVGATAARTLSLHSFSTTYAMPDARAGCLISPPVLTEPLAKWARYPRRSVSTAAQCAVYEALRTPREELDRRRDHAAAAGWLADSTLEVPHTKASGGLYTFLDLSAWGDDGRFVHRCAQAGVGLAPGRVFGAHCGNRARLCFTAAPWQRVAEAIERINKIYGEGIDEH, from the coding sequence ATGCCGTCTTACGCCCGAGCTCTCGGTGGCGTCCCTGACTGCCCTCTCGATCGCGTGGAAGAGCTGCTGCGCGGCTCCGGGCACGCGGATCCGATCGGCTTGCACCGGGGCAGGACCGTCTTCGGGCCCGGTGTCCGGTCCCGCACCCGGGGCAGTGGGGAGTTCGGTTTCGCCCCTGACGAGCAGGCTCCTCCCGGCGGCGTCCCGGCGCTGCGCGCGGCACTCGCCCGGGCCGCCACCGCCCGGCGGCGCAGTGCCGTGGGCCCCGAACAGGTCCTGGTCACCCGTGGTGCCACGCACGCCCTCGCCGCCGCCCTGCACGCGATCCTGCGGGAAGGCGATGAGGTCCTGGTGCTCTCACCGCAGTGGCTGTTCGCCACCGGCCTGATCCGGGCGGCTGGCGGAGTGCCCCGCGAGGTACCGGTCTTCCTGGAGCTCGGCGCGGCCCGCGGATTCGACTTCGCCGGGGCCGTGGAGAGGGCGGTGGCACCCAGGACCCGCGCGATCTACTTCAACAGCCCCAACAACCCCACCGGTTACCGGCTCGACGGCAGCCGGCTCGGTGCGCTCGCGGACCTGGCCGAGCGGCACGACCTCTGGCTGATCGCCGACAACTCCTACGAGAGCTACGACTTCACCCGGGAGGGCTTCCTCGACATCGCGGCTGTCGGTGCGACGGCGGCGCGCACCCTCTCCCTGCACAGCTTCAGCACGACGTATGCGATGCCGGACGCCAGGGCGGGCTGCCTGATCTCACCGCCGGTGCTGACGGAGCCGCTGGCCAAGTGGGCGCGGTACCCGCGCCGTTCCGTCTCCACCGCGGCGCAGTGCGCCGTGTACGAGGCGCTGCGCACGCCGCGCGAGGAGCTCGACCGACGCCGGGACCACGCCGCCGCGGCGGGGTGGCTCGCCGATTCGACGCTGGAGGTTCCGCACACCAAGGCGTCCGGCGGGCTGTACACCTTCCTCGATCTGAGCGCCTGGGGGGACGACGGGCGGTTCGTTCACCGGTGCGCCCAGGCCGGTGTCGGCCTGGCCCCGGGCCGGGTCTTCGGGGCGCACTGCGGCAACCGGGCCCGCCTCTGCTTCACCGCCGCGCCGTGGCAGCGAGTGGCCGAGGCGATCGAACGCATCAACAAGATCTACGGGGAAGGCATCGATGAGCACTGA
- a CDS encoding PLP-dependent transferase, translating to MTVQQTAPTTAPASPAHGPVRRVEDAFAALHGADRALLVPGAVAATTGTLLALTNPGGHLIASDQICDPLRGVLTRELSGLGRTVTFVDCTDVDAVIAAVRPETQVVYTQSLSDPLMRPAPLNEIAIHAQMNDLLLVVDNTALSPAELRPLETGAVVVIEDTAPYLDGWGDVGAALVTGLDRYLPRIAEQCARLGGEVHGWAAHLLERSLATLQLRLSAQRDGAERVAAALRAHPAVRAVHRPSFDEAPWALETHEGFGGLLSFEVVPEIRDLSGILAAGNGDGTPLAGSARLPAHTSHAHLSERVRREAGITRQLVRLEVGITGSDALTTRLRRALDAALEQSNGADT from the coding sequence GTGACCGTGCAGCAGACCGCACCCACGACCGCCCCCGCGTCCCCGGCCCACGGGCCGGTCCGCCGGGTCGAGGACGCCTTCGCCGCCCTGCACGGCGCCGACCGTGCGCTGCTCGTGCCCGGAGCGGTGGCCGCCACCACGGGCACGCTGCTCGCCCTGACCAACCCGGGCGGTCACCTCATCGCCTCCGACCAGATCTGCGACCCGCTGCGCGGCGTCCTGACCCGCGAACTCAGCGGCCTGGGACGCACGGTGACCTTCGTCGACTGCACCGACGTGGACGCCGTCATCGCCGCCGTACGGCCCGAAACCCAGGTCGTGTACACGCAGTCCCTGAGCGACCCGCTGATGCGGCCGGCCCCGCTCAACGAGATCGCCATCCATGCCCAGATGAACGACCTCCTGCTGGTCGTGGACAACACCGCACTGTCACCCGCCGAGCTGCGGCCCCTGGAGACCGGCGCCGTGGTCGTCATCGAGGACACGGCCCCCTATCTCGACGGCTGGGGGGACGTCGGCGCCGCCCTGGTCACCGGCCTGGACCGGTATCTGCCACGCATCGCCGAACAGTGCGCGCGGCTCGGCGGCGAGGTGCACGGCTGGGCCGCCCACCTGCTGGAACGCTCCCTGGCCACCCTGCAACTGCGGCTGTCCGCCCAGCGGGACGGCGCCGAGCGGGTCGCCGCGGCACTGCGCGCGCACCCCGCCGTACGGGCGGTACACCGACCGTCCTTCGACGAGGCACCGTGGGCCCTGGAAACCCACGAGGGCTTCGGCGGACTGCTGTCCTTCGAGGTCGTACCGGAGATCCGTGACCTGTCCGGCATCCTGGCCGCCGGCAACGGCGACGGCACACCGCTCGCCGGCTCCGCCCGGCTGCCCGCCCACACCAGCCACGCCCACCTGAGCGAGCGGGTCCGCCGGGAAGCGGGCATCACGCGGCAACTGGTGCGCCTGGAGGTGGGCATCACCGGCAGTGACGCCCTGACGACCCGGCTGAGGCGGGCCCTGGACGCGGCCCTCGAGCAGAGCAACGGAGCTGACACGTGA
- a CDS encoding SAM-dependent methyltransferase, with the protein MPENSTPAEVVSVPVGRVVGGRTEVRDDDWGKETAIIRLDAGQYGPEAVAGLDTFSHLEVVYHFDRVPTDKIQTGARHPRGNTDWPLVGIFAQRGKNRPNRLGVSRCRLLKADGLDLHVQGLDAVDGTPVLDIKPYMAEFGPQGHTTQPDWATEIMRHYH; encoded by the coding sequence ATGCCCGAGAACAGCACTCCTGCCGAGGTGGTTTCGGTGCCGGTGGGCCGGGTGGTCGGCGGCCGGACGGAGGTCCGCGACGACGACTGGGGCAAGGAGACCGCGATCATCCGCCTAGACGCCGGCCAGTACGGTCCGGAGGCGGTGGCGGGCCTGGACACCTTCTCCCACCTGGAGGTCGTCTACCACTTCGACCGCGTCCCCACCGACAAGATCCAGACCGGGGCCCGGCACCCGCGCGGCAACACCGACTGGCCCCTGGTCGGCATCTTCGCCCAGCGCGGCAAGAACCGCCCCAACCGGCTCGGTGTCTCCCGCTGCCGCCTCCTCAAGGCCGACGGCCTCGACCTGCACGTCCAGGGCCTGGACGCCGTCGACGGCACCCCCGTCCTCGACATCAAGCCCTACATGGCCGAGTTCGGCCCCCAGGGCCACACCACCCAGCCCGACTGGGCCACCGAGATCATGCGCCACTACCACTGA
- a CDS encoding response regulator transcription factor, with translation MIRTMIVDDDGLVRLALADILQDAPGITVAAQASDGREALERATAQCLDVVLMDVRMPHMDGIEATRRLSALSEPPKVVMLTTFDLDQYVYDGLAAGAVGFLLKDTDPAEIIRAVEVVADGQAMLHPSAARRLIAHHHHTAHGAPAAARARMERLTPRETDVLGLLAGGASNAEIATGLGMRESTVKAHVSRILAALEVDNRVQAALCAKDAGLVR, from the coding sequence GTGATCCGGACGATGATCGTCGACGACGACGGCCTGGTGCGGCTGGCGCTCGCCGACATCCTTCAGGACGCTCCCGGCATCACCGTCGCCGCACAGGCCTCCGACGGCCGGGAAGCCCTCGAACGGGCCACCGCGCAGTGCCTGGACGTCGTGCTGATGGACGTGCGGATGCCCCACATGGACGGTATCGAGGCCACCAGGCGGCTGAGCGCGCTGTCCGAGCCGCCCAAGGTCGTGATGCTCACAACGTTCGACCTGGACCAGTACGTCTACGACGGGCTGGCCGCCGGCGCGGTCGGCTTCCTGCTGAAGGACACCGACCCCGCGGAGATCATCCGGGCCGTCGAGGTCGTCGCCGACGGGCAGGCGATGCTGCACCCCTCTGCTGCCCGGCGACTCATCGCGCACCATCACCACACGGCGCACGGCGCCCCGGCCGCTGCCCGGGCCCGGATGGAGCGCTTGACGCCGCGCGAGACCGACGTGCTCGGGCTCCTGGCCGGCGGCGCGTCCAACGCTGAGATCGCCACCGGTCTGGGGATGCGGGAGAGCACGGTGAAGGCGCACGTCAGCCGCATTCTGGCCGCCCTCGAGGTGGACAACCGGGTGCAGGCCGCGCTGTGCGCCAAGGATGCCGGGCTGGTGCGGTGA